CTTTTACGGTTGAGTAAGACAGCCTTGGTCATCGTTTCGGCCATTCTTTCAGTTTCGGGTTTCGAGTTTAGAATTCGACTTTTTGCCTAACCATCAGTAACTCAAAACTCGAAACTTAGGCGTGGCCGAAACGATGACCATCACCAGTAAGACTATGGAGGAAAAACAAAAAGGAAGAAAAGGGGATGTGGTGGCCACCGCGGTCATAGCTGCCCTGCTTTATGAATTAGGCTGGACTTTATCGCCATGGGGTATATTTCTGGTCGGTTTGTCTCCCTTACCTATTTGTTTGGCTACCCTTGCCAGGGGAAGGGGACACGGTTTATTGGTCATTCTGCTGGGTCTTCCCGTGATCTATCTCTTCTCCCAGGGAGGTTCGGAAAGTTACTTCTTTTTTACGCTTGGTTTGATGGGGACAGTAATCGGCACTTCCATCAGAAGAGGAGTAACTCCTAAAAAGACGGTCTTATTAGCTACTTTTATCCTCCTTTTCCTCTTTAGTCTCCACTTTTTGTTCGCCCTCATATATGCAGGTGAACAACCTTTTGCCCTCAAATGGGCCGAAACCATCCGGGATACAGTCAAAATTCAAGGGACGACCTTAATTCAACAACTGGAGTATCAAGAGGCATCTCCCGAGGAGATAGAAGGTCTAAGATTACTCTATGATCGGATGATAACTACGGCCTTCCATCTCGCTCCAGCCCTATTGCTT
This DNA window, taken from bacterium, encodes the following:
- a CDS encoding DUF2232 domain-containing protein: MAETMTITSKTMEEKQKGRKGDVVATAVIAALLYELGWTLSPWGIFLVGLSPLPICLATLARGRGHGLLVILLGLPVIYLFSQGGSESYFFFTLGLMGTVIGTSIRRGVTPKKTVLLATFILLFLFSLHFLFALIYAGEQPFALKWAETIRDTVKIQGTTLIQQLEYQEASPEEIEGLRLLYDRMITTAFHLAPALLLLISVFYAWLFYELIKLILKKGGYALPKWPTFSLWRVPDTFVWGFIVGWGGMLVGEYKGIELLYLTGLNLRYIFQFIYLLIGLSIVAFYLKKYKVSPFMQAPAYLLLILFTYPPTFLGVADTWFDFRKLEEKQERKELE